From a region of the Thalassospira sp. TSL5-1 genome:
- a CDS encoding DUF3426 domain-containing protein has product MIITCPECSKKYSVKAESIGPKGRTVRCKNCGNSWHQDPPGAKPAAPVAPAPSPAQESAPSSFEDAMSQTGDAGSSQYDGDVDAGFDGADRIPDPPPFPRQLANNDDVAPKSKKGIIGWIILILVLAGVGAGAFFAKDTLINLWPPIAKVYSMVGLNVPHVGEGLDIKEMPPTREEEDGVDVLVVRAEIVNVSSIDRPLPYLLIELLDPLDRVVQRKKVALIYDKSAVQSDPSAPIQEQILPVGKTLNVETKIRKPNPTATRLQVTFLDPREAVDQ; this is encoded by the coding sequence ATGATCATAACTTGCCCAGAATGTTCTAAAAAATACTCTGTAAAGGCCGAGTCAATTGGCCCGAAAGGCAGAACAGTGCGCTGCAAGAATTGCGGCAATAGCTGGCATCAGGACCCGCCCGGTGCAAAACCGGCGGCACCGGTCGCACCTGCGCCATCCCCGGCACAGGAAAGCGCGCCATCGTCCTTTGAGGATGCCATGTCGCAAACCGGTGATGCGGGCAGTTCGCAGTATGATGGTGATGTGGATGCCGGCTTTGACGGGGCGGACCGCATTCCTGATCCGCCACCCTTTCCGCGCCAATTGGCAAATAACGACGATGTTGCCCCGAAATCGAAAAAGGGCATTATCGGCTGGATCATTCTGATTCTGGTTTTGGCCGGTGTCGGGGCCGGTGCCTTTTTTGCCAAGGATACGTTGATCAATCTGTGGCCGCCGATTGCCAAGGTTTATTCGATGGTAGGGCTGAATGTGCCTCATGTCGGCGAGGGCCTTGATATCAAGGAAATGCCCCCGACCCGTGAAGAGGAAGACGGTGTCGATGTTTTGGTGGTGCGGGCGGAAATCGTCAATGTCAGTAGCATCGACCGGCCTTTGCCCTATTTGCTGATCGAGCTGCTTGATCCGCTGGACCGTGTGGTGCAACGCAAAAAAGTTGCCCTGATTTATGATAAAAGTGCGGTTCAGAGCGACCCGAGTGCACCAATTCAGGAACAGATTTTGCCGGTTGGCAAAACCCTGAATGTGGAAACCAAAATTCGCAAACCGAACCCGACAGCAACACGCCTGCAAGTTACCTTCCTTGACCCGCGCGAGGCGGTTGATCAATAA
- a CDS encoding DUF4175 domain-containing protein, whose amino-acid sequence MLVTSARLERRLTIARHILTWEKVWPRLIPVLAVMATVFGLALTGILALLPPLVHIALLAVALIGIIVGAVFVWRAWQAPTAFEVMARLEAANHLAHTPIQNQRDTILPSDDTLTSYLWQRQLRTNAARTQKLHLPRPRAVLAKMDPFGLSVIPVLLLFVGILSANGKYGERLSAAFDPIGRLGTAQFSAKLWVTPPAYTGKIPRTINPATENNITYFTANDTGFTASRTTGGAAGSRWNQNPAPSNELSAQKRVSSSGEINYGFGTLRGNNNANDNPDNARNTDASNSNRHVHLRVPAGTLLSGNIVSAWKPTLIAPDGHERALGEESGNHTYSVATPLNVPGDWNVTVWGTSRLTLSVDIIPDMPPVLAFIAPPTATKRDHVHLDYIANDDYGMRKLELVVRPRFEATPSALYGRTDAITIDLTGPRAEDESDDRIASDNSGTVTASAVAGTAPAPAAREEYLPAVNNLHGPYFLNLVAHPWAGLPVNLQLVATDNAGQTAKSDIQSIVLPERKFTHPVARKLIDIRKLLLRYPGRVREWRNSLYPVLNAPQAYGGDIGIFLGLSVATARLSAHLDDIVYQQNVGELLWHIAEQIERGQYGQAERNLIEAEENLLKALSNPDISEQQISDLIERYRQALNEYMSALAQQDQPQQSQNAPLGKMIEQQDLSRVIDQIGDLMRSGARNEARNLIEQLRQLVENMQVSPEGQGEDMARPLRQMLDGMRDLARRQQDLMDQGDQRSNDAPSSQSRARSQQQLSDDANALTQNESFDRFGQSSGLQSAIDAMKRATEALTHGRQHEALQQQQQALQNLRNGIGTLGQALEGLSKMMPMLDEMGTSGQRDPLGRPVDGGNGVRIPDADTLNRTWRILQELRRRSSDPQRPKIEHDYIDRLLKRF is encoded by the coding sequence ATGTTGGTCACTTCCGCCCGGCTGGAACGCCGCCTGACGATTGCACGTCATATTCTGACGTGGGAAAAGGTATGGCCACGCCTGATCCCCGTACTGGCGGTCATGGCGACTGTTTTCGGTCTGGCCCTGACCGGTATTCTTGCCCTTCTGCCGCCGCTTGTTCATATCGCCCTTCTGGCCGTGGCCTTGATCGGCATTATTGTCGGCGCTGTCTTTGTCTGGCGGGCATGGCAAGCCCCCACCGCGTTTGAGGTAATGGCACGCCTGGAAGCTGCCAATCATTTGGCCCACACCCCAATCCAGAACCAGCGTGATACCATTTTACCATCGGACGATACGCTGACATCCTATTTATGGCAGCGGCAATTGCGCACAAACGCGGCACGAACCCAAAAACTGCATTTGCCGCGCCCGCGTGCCGTTCTGGCAAAAATGGACCCATTCGGGCTAAGTGTTATTCCGGTTTTATTGTTGTTTGTTGGAATCCTTAGCGCCAATGGCAAATATGGCGAACGCCTTAGCGCCGCCTTTGACCCGATCGGACGCCTTGGTACAGCCCAGTTTAGCGCCAAGCTGTGGGTAACCCCGCCAGCCTATACAGGTAAAATCCCCCGCACCATTAATCCGGCCACCGAAAACAACATCACCTATTTCACCGCCAATGACACCGGTTTTACTGCCTCCCGCACAACCGGCGGCGCAGCCGGTTCACGCTGGAACCAAAACCCAGCGCCATCAAACGAATTATCCGCGCAAAAGCGGGTTTCTTCATCTGGTGAAATCAATTACGGCTTTGGCACCTTGCGGGGCAACAACAACGCCAATGACAACCCCGATAACGCCAGGAACACAGATGCCAGCAACTCCAATCGGCATGTCCATTTGCGCGTTCCTGCGGGGACCCTGCTATCGGGCAATATTGTCAGTGCCTGGAAACCTACCCTGATCGCGCCGGACGGACATGAACGCGCCCTAGGGGAAGAAAGTGGCAATCATACCTATAGCGTGGCGACACCGCTGAATGTGCCGGGGGACTGGAATGTCACGGTTTGGGGTACCAGCCGCCTGACACTCAGCGTTGACATCATTCCCGATATGCCGCCAGTACTGGCATTTATCGCCCCGCCCACGGCAACCAAACGCGACCATGTGCATCTCGATTACATCGCCAATGATGATTATGGGATGCGCAAACTGGAACTTGTCGTCCGCCCGCGATTTGAGGCCACACCATCCGCCCTTTATGGCCGGACCGACGCCATCACCATCGACCTGACAGGGCCGCGTGCCGAAGATGAGAGCGATGATCGCATCGCATCAGACAATAGCGGGACGGTGACGGCCTCTGCTGTGGCTGGTACTGCTCCCGCGCCGGCCGCGCGCGAAGAATATTTGCCTGCGGTCAACAATTTACACGGGCCGTATTTTTTAAATCTCGTCGCGCATCCCTGGGCCGGGCTGCCGGTTAATTTACAACTGGTGGCGACCGATAATGCCGGACAAACAGCCAAAAGCGACATTCAGTCCATCGTTTTACCAGAACGAAAATTTACCCATCCCGTTGCCCGCAAGCTAATCGATATTCGCAAATTACTACTGCGCTATCCTGGCCGGGTCCGCGAATGGCGTAATAGCCTTTACCCCGTTTTGAACGCCCCGCAGGCTTATGGGGGTGATATTGGCATCTTTCTGGGGCTTTCGGTGGCAACAGCCCGTTTATCCGCGCATCTTGATGATATTGTCTATCAGCAGAATGTCGGCGAGCTTTTATGGCACATTGCCGAACAAATCGAACGTGGACAATATGGCCAGGCCGAACGCAACCTGATCGAGGCCGAAGAAAATCTGCTAAAGGCTCTGTCCAACCCAGACATCAGCGAACAGCAAATTTCCGACCTGATCGAACGCTATCGCCAGGCCCTGAATGAATATATGTCGGCCCTGGCCCAACAGGACCAGCCCCAACAATCGCAAAACGCCCCGCTTGGCAAAATGATCGAACAGCAGGACCTGTCGCGCGTGATTGACCAAATCGGCGATCTGATGCGTTCGGGGGCACGCAACGAAGCCCGCAACCTGATCGAACAACTTCGTCAGTTAGTAGAAAACATGCAAGTCAGCCCTGAAGGCCAGGGGGAGGACATGGCCCGCCCGCTGCGCCAGATGCTTGATGGCATGCGCGACCTGGCACGACGCCAGCAGGACCTGATGGACCAGGGCGACCAGCGCAGCAATGACGCCCCCAGCAGCCAAAGCCGCGCACGCAGCCAGCAACAGCTTTCAGATGACGCCAACGCCCTGACACAAAATGAAAGTTTTGACCGCTTTGGGCAGAGCAGCGGCCTGCAAAGCGCGATTGATGCCATGAAACGCGCCACCGAGGCCCTAACACACGGGCGCCAGCACGAAGCCCTGCAACAGCAACAACAGGCTCTGCAAAACCTGCGCAATGGCATCGGCACGCTCGGCCAGGCGCTTGAAGGTCTAAGCAAGATGATGCCGATGCTTGATGAAATGGGTACATCGGGCCAGCGCGACCCGCTGGGACGCCCGGTTGATGGCGGCAATGGTGTGCGTATCCCCGATGCCGACACCCTGAACCGGACCTGGCGCATCCTGCAGGAATTGCGCCGTCGCTCCAGCGATCCACAACGCCCTAAAATCGAACATGACTATATCGACCGGCTACTCAAGCGGTTTTAA
- the lysA gene encoding diaminopimelate decarboxylase, with product MNHFDYIDGVLSAEGVSIPDLAKQVGTPFYCYSTATLERHYKVYASAFDGLDATVCYALKANSNQAVIKTLARLGAGADVVSVGEMRRALRAGIAPSKVIFSGVGKADAEMREALEADIAQINVESIPELIELNRVALDMGKKARIALRINPHVDAKTHEKIATGKAENKFGIDWTRAIEVYRDANAMDGIEITGIAMHIGSQLTDLTPFREAFTRLAGLVEELRTHGIEIKNLDLGGGLGIAYQGETPPLPDAYGQMVRETVGHLGCHITLEPGRLIVGNAGILVARVMYIKEGEAKRFVILDAAMNDLIRPTLYNAYHEIIAVNKTGDGDEMATVDVVGPVCETGDTFGKDRKLPDNLQPGDLVAICSAGAYGAVMSSTYNTRALTPEVLVSGEKFAVIRERQSIDELIGLDKIPGWLD from the coding sequence ATGAACCATTTTGACTATATTGACGGTGTTCTCAGCGCCGAAGGTGTTTCGATTCCTGACCTGGCAAAGCAGGTCGGCACCCCGTTTTATTGCTATTCCACTGCAACGCTTGAACGCCATTACAAGGTGTATGCCAGCGCGTTTGACGGGCTGGATGCCACGGTGTGTTATGCGCTGAAGGCCAATTCAAACCAGGCCGTGATCAAAACACTGGCAAGGCTGGGGGCCGGGGCCGATGTGGTGTCGGTTGGTGAAATGCGCCGGGCATTGCGCGCCGGTATTGCGCCGTCCAAGGTGATTTTTTCGGGCGTTGGCAAGGCCGATGCCGAAATGCGCGAAGCCCTGGAAGCAGACATTGCCCAGATCAATGTCGAATCGATCCCTGAATTGATCGAACTAAACCGTGTTGCCCTGGATATGGGCAAAAAGGCCCGCATCGCGCTGCGCATCAACCCACATGTTGATGCCAAAACGCATGAAAAAATCGCCACCGGCAAGGCCGAAAACAAATTCGGCATCGACTGGACCCGTGCGATTGAGGTTTACCGCGATGCAAACGCGATGGATGGTATCGAAATTACCGGCATTGCCATGCACATTGGTTCGCAATTAACCGACCTGACCCCGTTCCGCGAGGCCTTTACTCGCCTGGCTGGCCTGGTCGAGGAACTGCGCACCCACGGGATCGAGATTAAAAACCTGGATCTTGGTGGCGGGCTGGGCATTGCCTATCAGGGCGAAACACCCCCTCTGCCCGATGCCTATGGCCAGATGGTCCGTGAAACGGTGGGCCATTTGGGCTGCCATATCACGCTGGAACCGGGCCGCCTGATTGTCGGCAATGCCGGAATTCTCGTGGCGCGCGTCATGTATATCAAAGAAGGCGAAGCCAAGCGTTTTGTCATTCTGGATGCCGCCATGAATGACCTGATCCGCCCGACCCTGTATAATGCCTATCACGAAATCATCGCCGTGAACAAAACCGGCGACGGTGACGAGATGGCGACCGTCGATGTGGTCGGCCCGGTTTGCGAAACCGGCGATACCTTTGGCAAGGACCGTAAATTGCCCGATAACCTGCAACCGGGTGATCTGGTGGCAATCTGTTCGGCCGGGGCCTATGGCGCGGTCATGTCATCGACCTATAACACCCGCGCCTTAACGCCGGAGGTTTTGGTAAGTGGCGAGAAATTTGCCGTTATCCGCGAACGCCAGTCCATCGACGAACTGATAGGCCTGGATAAAATCCCGGGCTGGCTGGATTAA